The following coding sequences lie in one Burkholderia cepacia genomic window:
- the phnY gene encoding phosphonoacetaldehyde dehydrogenase: protein MNAIAASTDVREIRREALRIDGERIHRDAVIDVRNPYDGSLVGTVPKATLDDVRRAFAVARAYRPTLTRHDRAAILRRAADIVRSRTAEIAALITAEAGLCIKDSTYEAGRVADVLTFGAGEVLKDDGQIFSCDLTPHGKKRRVYTQRDPLLGVISAITPFNHPMNQVAHKIVPSVATNNRIVVKPSEKVPLSCYLFADILYEAGLPPQMLQVITGDPREIADELITNPAIDLITFTGGVSIGKSIASRMGYRRAVLELGGNDPIIVMEDADLDEASTLAVSGSYKNSGQRCTAIKRMLVHESVADRFTELVVEKTRAWSYGNPSDPSVDMGTVIDEAAAKFCEQQVNDAISRGARLLVGNVRDGALYSPTVIDRVTPDMPLVKYETFGPVSPIMRFRDIDEAIRMSNSTDYALSSSVCTNRFDNITRFITELEVGSVNVREVPGYRLELTPFGGVKDSGLGYKEGVQEAMKSFTNTKTYSLPW, encoded by the coding sequence ATGAACGCCATTGCAGCATCGACGGACGTCCGCGAGATTCGTCGCGAAGCACTGCGAATCGACGGCGAGCGGATTCATCGGGACGCGGTGATCGACGTGCGCAACCCGTACGACGGCTCGCTGGTCGGCACCGTGCCGAAGGCAACGCTGGACGACGTGCGTCGCGCGTTCGCGGTCGCGCGTGCCTACCGGCCGACGCTCACGCGCCACGATCGCGCGGCGATCCTGCGCCGTGCGGCCGACATCGTGCGTTCGCGCACGGCGGAGATCGCGGCGCTGATCACGGCCGAGGCCGGGTTGTGCATCAAGGATTCGACGTACGAGGCGGGCCGCGTGGCCGACGTGCTGACGTTCGGCGCCGGTGAAGTGCTGAAGGATGACGGGCAGATCTTCTCGTGCGATCTGACGCCGCACGGCAAGAAGCGCCGCGTGTACACGCAGCGCGATCCACTGCTCGGCGTGATTTCGGCGATCACGCCGTTCAACCACCCGATGAACCAGGTCGCGCACAAGATCGTGCCGTCGGTCGCGACCAACAACCGGATCGTCGTGAAGCCGTCGGAGAAGGTGCCGCTGTCGTGCTACCTGTTCGCGGACATCCTGTACGAAGCCGGCCTGCCGCCGCAGATGCTGCAGGTGATCACCGGAGACCCGAGGGAGATCGCCGACGAGCTGATCACGAACCCGGCGATCGACCTCATCACGTTCACGGGCGGCGTGTCGATCGGCAAGTCGATCGCGTCGCGGATGGGCTACCGGCGCGCGGTGCTCGAACTCGGCGGCAACGATCCGATCATCGTGATGGAAGATGCCGATCTCGACGAAGCGAGCACGCTCGCGGTGTCGGGCTCGTACAAGAACTCGGGGCAGCGCTGCACGGCGATCAAGCGGATGCTCGTGCACGAGTCGGTGGCCGATCGCTTCACCGAGCTGGTCGTCGAGAAAACGCGCGCATGGTCGTACGGCAATCCGTCCGATCCGTCGGTCGACATGGGCACCGTGATCGACGAAGCGGCCGCGAAGTTCTGCGAGCAGCAAGTGAACGATGCGATTTCGCGCGGGGCACGGCTGCTGGTCGGCAACGTGCGCGATGGCGCGCTGTATTCGCCGACGGTGATCGATCGCGTGACGCCCGACATGCCGCTCGTGAAGTACGAGACGTTCGGCCCCGTGTCGCCGATCATGCGCTTTCGCGACATCGACGAAGCGATCCGGATGTCGAACAGCACCGACTATGCGCTGTCGTCGTCGGTGTGTACGAACCGCTTCGACAACATCACGCGCTTCATCACCGAGCTGGAAGTCGGCAGCGTGAACGTGCGCGAGGTGCCGGGCTATCGGCTCGAACTGACGCCGTTCGGCGGCGTGAAGGATTCGGGGCTCGGCTACAAGGAAGGCGTGCAGGAAGCGATGAAGAGCTTCACGAATACGAAGACGTATTCGCTGCCGTGGTAA
- the phnA gene encoding phosphonoacetate hydrolase translates to MIETPVSVEVNGRRYNWMSRPVVVVCVDGCAYEYLEEAAEAGVAPFLRTLLKPGTALKGECVVPSFTNPNNLSIVTGVPPAVHGISGNYFYDRDTGAEVLMNDPKYLVAPTVLATFAEQGAKVAVVTAKDKLRRLLGKGLKGICFSSEKADEASVEENGIDNVLELVGKPVPSVYSADLSEFVFAAGVRLLETRPIDLMYLSTTDYVQHKCAPGTEGANAFYAMMDKYLQRLDELGAIVAITADHGMNAKHDDETGEPNVIYLQELFDEWLGEDAARVILPITDPYVVHHGALGSFATVYVPATADAEALRTRLAAVDGIEVVLTGAEGCARFELPPARMGDLIVISKQDVVLGTRRIKHDLSGLDVPLRSHGGISEQIVPLIFSKPVATDVTGRARLRNFDIIDIALNHLQ, encoded by the coding sequence ATGATTGAAACGCCTGTATCCGTGGAAGTGAACGGCCGCCGCTACAACTGGATGAGCCGGCCCGTGGTGGTCGTCTGTGTCGATGGCTGCGCATACGAATATCTGGAAGAAGCGGCCGAGGCCGGCGTGGCGCCGTTCCTGCGCACGCTGCTGAAGCCGGGCACGGCACTCAAGGGCGAGTGCGTGGTGCCGAGCTTCACGAACCCGAACAACCTGTCGATCGTGACCGGCGTGCCGCCGGCGGTGCATGGGATAAGCGGCAACTACTTCTACGATCGCGACACCGGCGCCGAGGTGCTGATGAACGATCCGAAGTACCTGGTCGCGCCGACCGTGCTCGCGACCTTCGCGGAGCAAGGCGCGAAGGTCGCGGTCGTCACCGCGAAGGACAAGCTGCGCCGCCTGCTCGGCAAGGGGCTGAAGGGCATCTGCTTCTCGTCGGAAAAGGCCGACGAGGCGAGCGTCGAGGAAAACGGCATCGACAACGTGCTCGAACTGGTCGGCAAGCCGGTGCCGAGCGTGTACAGCGCGGACCTGTCGGAATTCGTGTTCGCGGCCGGCGTGCGCTTGCTCGAGACGCGCCCGATCGACCTGATGTACCTGTCGACCACCGACTACGTGCAGCACAAGTGCGCGCCCGGCACGGAAGGCGCAAACGCGTTCTACGCGATGATGGACAAGTACCTGCAGCGTCTCGACGAGCTCGGCGCGATCGTCGCGATCACGGCCGACCACGGGATGAACGCGAAGCACGACGACGAGACCGGCGAGCCGAACGTGATCTACCTGCAGGAACTGTTCGACGAGTGGCTCGGCGAGGATGCGGCGCGCGTGATCCTGCCGATCACCGACCCGTACGTCGTGCACCACGGCGCGCTCGGCTCGTTCGCGACCGTCTACGTGCCGGCGACGGCCGATGCCGAGGCGCTGCGCACGCGGCTCGCCGCGGTCGACGGCATCGAGGTCGTGCTGACGGGCGCCGAAGGCTGCGCGCGTTTCGAGCTGCCGCCCGCGCGGATGGGCGACCTGATCGTGATCTCGAAGCAGGACGTCGTGCTCGGCACGCGCCGCATCAAGCACGACCTGTCGGGCCTCGACGTGCCGCTGCGCTCGCACGGCGGCATCTCCGAGCAGATCGTGCCGCTGATCTTCAGCAAGCCGGTCGCGACCGACGTCACGGGCCGCGCACGGCTGCGCAACTTCGACATCATCGACATCGCGCTCAACCATCTGCAGTGA
- a CDS encoding putative 2-aminoethylphosphonate ABC transporter substrate-binding protein, whose amino-acid sequence MNEVPVNKRLNAWAAGAARFALAAAVALGAAQAAHAKTSLLVYTALEDEAMKPYKDAFEKANPDIEIRWVRDSTGSVTAKLLAEKNNPRADVVLGLAASSLTLLDLQGMLMPYTPKGFDQLTRKYSDANTPPHWVGMDVWGATICYNRVAAQAKNIPKPTSWEDLTKPVYKGAIVMPSPVSSGTGYLDVTAWLQTFGDDKGWKFMDALDKNVAQYVHSGSKPCTLAGTGEFPIGISFEFRGHELQSQGAPIDLVFPKEGLGWDMEGTAIMKTTRQPDAAKKLADFMASKDANEITARWWAIVAYPGVARKLAGIPDNYSDLLVKNDFVWSAKNRQSILDTWQKRYGAKAQQ is encoded by the coding sequence ATGAACGAAGTGCCGGTAAACAAGCGTTTGAATGCATGGGCGGCGGGCGCGGCCCGTTTCGCGCTGGCCGCGGCGGTCGCGCTCGGCGCCGCGCAGGCGGCGCACGCGAAGACATCGCTGCTCGTCTACACCGCGCTGGAAGACGAGGCGATGAAGCCCTACAAGGACGCGTTCGAGAAAGCGAACCCCGATATCGAGATCCGCTGGGTGCGCGACTCGACCGGCTCGGTCACCGCGAAGCTGCTCGCCGAGAAGAACAACCCGCGCGCGGACGTCGTGCTCGGCCTCGCCGCGTCGAGCCTCACGCTGCTCGACCTGCAAGGCATGCTGATGCCGTACACGCCGAAGGGCTTCGACCAGCTCACGCGCAAGTACAGCGACGCGAACACGCCGCCGCACTGGGTCGGCATGGATGTGTGGGGCGCGACGATCTGCTACAACCGCGTCGCCGCGCAGGCGAAGAACATCCCGAAACCGACGTCGTGGGAAGACCTGACGAAGCCGGTCTACAAAGGCGCGATCGTGATGCCTAGCCCGGTTTCATCCGGCACCGGCTACCTCGACGTGACCGCGTGGCTGCAGACCTTCGGCGACGACAAAGGCTGGAAATTCATGGACGCGCTCGACAAGAACGTCGCGCAGTACGTGCACTCGGGCTCGAAGCCCTGCACGCTCGCCGGCACCGGCGAATTCCCGATCGGCATCTCGTTCGAGTTCCGCGGCCACGAGTTGCAGTCGCAGGGCGCGCCGATCGATCTCGTGTTCCCGAAGGAAGGGCTCGGCTGGGACATGGAAGGCACGGCAATCATGAAGACAACCAGGCAGCCCGATGCGGCGAAGAAGCTCGCCGACTTCATGGCGAGCAAGGACGCGAACGAGATCACCGCGCGCTGGTGGGCGATCGTCGCGTATCCGGGCGTCGCACGGAAGCTGGCCGGCATCCCCGACAACTACTCGGACCTGCTCGTGAAGAACGACTTCGTGTGGTCGGCGAAGAACCGCCAGTCGATCCTCGATACGTGGCAGAAGCGCTACGGGGCGAAGGCGCAGCAATGA
- a CDS encoding putative 2-aminoethylphosphonate ABC transporter ATP-binding protein, whose protein sequence is MAPYLSVERIEKRYNDTQVLTDINLSVMKGEMICFLGPSGCGKTTLLRIIAGLETQNAGHIMQDGRDISRLPPQLRDYGIVFQSYALFPNLTVYDNVAYGLVNRKMKRDAIHERVHTLLALVGLPDSHRKHPGQLSGGQQQRIALARALATSPGLLLLDEPLSALDARVRVRLRQEIRALQQRLGVTTIMVTHDQEEALSMADRIVVMNHGVIEQIGTPLEIYRQPASPFVADFIGRVNTIPAEVAQDGTLRAGAVGLDCRHGTARPAQGAAVSVYVRPEDLRIRVPGETADNVLAGRVEKLEFLGAFCRVSFRIDGLDGQEIVADLSYHDVDRTGVQAGARIDLALDREHVRVFPCAKERLQ, encoded by the coding sequence ATGGCACCTTATCTGAGCGTAGAACGCATCGAGAAGCGGTACAACGACACGCAGGTCCTCACCGACATCAACCTGAGCGTGATGAAGGGCGAGATGATCTGTTTCCTGGGGCCGTCCGGCTGCGGGAAAACGACGCTGCTGCGAATCATCGCGGGGCTCGAAACGCAGAACGCCGGCCACATCATGCAGGACGGCCGCGACATCTCGCGGCTGCCGCCGCAACTGCGCGACTACGGCATCGTGTTCCAGTCGTATGCGCTGTTCCCGAACCTCACCGTGTACGACAACGTCGCGTACGGGCTCGTGAACCGGAAGATGAAGCGCGACGCGATTCACGAGCGCGTGCACACGCTGCTCGCGCTGGTCGGCCTGCCCGACAGCCATCGCAAGCACCCGGGCCAGCTGTCCGGCGGCCAGCAGCAGCGCATCGCGCTGGCGCGTGCGCTCGCGACTTCCCCCGGCCTGCTGCTGCTCGACGAGCCGCTGTCGGCGCTCGACGCGCGCGTGCGCGTGCGGCTGCGCCAGGAAATCCGCGCGCTGCAGCAGCGGCTCGGCGTGACGACGATCATGGTCACGCACGACCAGGAAGAAGCGTTGTCGATGGCCGATCGCATCGTCGTGATGAACCACGGCGTGATCGAGCAGATCGGCACGCCGCTCGAAATCTACCGGCAGCCGGCTTCGCCGTTCGTCGCGGATTTCATCGGCCGCGTCAACACGATTCCCGCTGAAGTCGCGCAGGACGGCACGCTGCGCGCGGGCGCGGTCGGCCTCGACTGCCGCCACGGCACGGCCCGCCCCGCGCAAGGCGCGGCGGTATCGGTCTACGTGCGGCCGGAAGACCTGCGTATCCGCGTGCCAGGTGAAACGGCCGACAACGTGCTCGCGGGCCGCGTCGAGAAGCTCGAATTCCTCGGCGCGTTCTGCCGCGTGAGCTTCCGCATCGACGGGCTCGACGGCCAGGAAATCGTCGCCGACCTGTCGTATCACGACGTCGACCGCACGGGCGTGCAGGCCGGCGCGCGCATCGACCTCGCGCTCGATCGCGAGCATGTCCGCGTGTTCCCGTGCGCGAAGGAGCGACTGCAATGA
- a CDS encoding 2-aminoethylphosphonate--pyruvate transaminase gives MTLAAQPILLTPGPLTTSDTTRDAMLRDWGSWDSDFNAITARLRERLLQIVHAEGTHECVPLQGSGTFSVEAALGTLVPRDGHVLVPNNGAYCQRIAKICRVLGRKLTTIDYREDRRVDPADVERALAADATITHVALVHCETGAGVLNPLHEIAQVVAKHGRALIVDAMSSFGAIDIDARTTPFDAVIAASGKCLEGVPGLGFVIARRSTLERCEGNSHSLAMDLYDQWVYMQRTTQWRFTPPTHVVAALDAAVAQYVDEGGLAARGGRYQRNYRALIDGMLALGFRPFLDPAIQAPIIVTFHAPDDPNYDFKRFYQEVKKRGYILYPGKLTEVETFRVGCIGHFGEAGIPGAVAAISDTLRAMGVRRVSAEAAA, from the coding sequence ATGACGCTCGCCGCCCAGCCCATCCTGCTCACTCCCGGCCCCCTGACGACCTCCGACACCACGCGCGACGCGATGCTGCGCGACTGGGGGTCGTGGGACAGCGACTTCAACGCGATCACCGCGCGGCTGCGCGAACGCCTGCTGCAAATCGTGCATGCCGAAGGCACGCACGAATGCGTACCGCTGCAAGGCAGCGGCACGTTCTCGGTCGAAGCGGCCCTCGGCACGCTCGTGCCGCGCGACGGCCACGTGCTCGTGCCAAACAACGGCGCGTACTGCCAGCGCATCGCGAAGATCTGCCGCGTGCTCGGCCGCAAGCTGACGACGATCGACTATCGCGAGGATCGCCGCGTCGATCCGGCCGACGTCGAGCGCGCGCTCGCCGCCGACGCGACCATCACGCACGTCGCGCTCGTGCACTGCGAAACGGGCGCCGGCGTGCTGAACCCGCTGCACGAGATCGCGCAGGTCGTCGCGAAGCACGGCCGCGCGCTGATCGTCGATGCGATGAGCTCGTTCGGCGCGATCGACATCGACGCGCGCACGACGCCGTTCGATGCGGTGATCGCGGCGTCCGGCAAATGCCTCGAAGGCGTGCCGGGGCTCGGCTTCGTGATCGCCAGGCGCAGCACGCTCGAACGCTGCGAAGGCAACAGCCATTCGCTCGCGATGGACCTGTACGACCAGTGGGTCTACATGCAGCGCACGACGCAGTGGCGCTTCACGCCGCCGACGCACGTGGTCGCGGCGCTCGACGCGGCCGTCGCGCAATACGTCGACGAAGGCGGGCTCGCCGCGCGCGGCGGCCGCTACCAGCGCAACTATCGCGCGCTGATCGACGGGATGCTCGCGCTCGGCTTCCGGCCGTTCCTCGATCCGGCAATCCAGGCGCCGATCATCGTCACGTTCCATGCGCCGGACGATCCGAACTACGACTTCAAGCGGTTTTATCAGGAGGTCAAAAAGCGCGGCTACATTCTGTATCCGGGCAAGCTGACCGAAGTCGAGACGTTCCGGGTCGGCTGCATCGGCCACTTCGGCGAAGCCGGCATCCCGGGCGCCGTCGCCGCGATCTCCGACACGCTGCGCGCGATGGGCGTGCGCCGCGTATCGGCCGAAGCGGCGGCCTGA
- a CDS encoding FAD-dependent oxidoreductase — translation MRPFWIEQALFNDGDLAPALQGATQADVCIVGGGFTGLWTAIQAKQQNPALDIAIVEADLCGAGASGRNGGCLLTWSAKFLTLRRLFGEAEAIRLVKASEAAVQHIADFCRAHDIDAELRLDGTLYTATSRAQVGTLAPVLDALAACGIHSYEPLPAAEVARRSGSARNLDGVYSPIAATVHPGKLVRGLRRVALAMGIRIYERTPMLDFTPGQPAVVRTPSGSVSAGKLVFAINAWMASRFPQFERTIAVVSSDMVITEKCPELLERTGLVDGVSVLDSRIFVYYYRTTADGRLMLGKGGNTFSWRSRIAPVFDQRSPYEAQLTQSLREFFPSLAGVPVTASWNGPSDRSVTGFPFFGRLDDAPNVFYGFGYSGNGVGPTYMGGQILSSLVLGLDNAWTRSPIVRGPLGHFPPEPIRYVGAHVVRNAIRRKERAEDESRQPSVVDSWLAKFASAAGKADKA, via the coding sequence ATGCGACCCTTCTGGATCGAACAAGCACTGTTCAACGACGGCGATCTCGCCCCCGCGCTGCAGGGCGCAACGCAGGCCGACGTCTGCATCGTCGGCGGCGGCTTCACCGGGCTCTGGACCGCGATCCAGGCGAAGCAGCAGAACCCGGCGCTCGACATCGCGATCGTCGAAGCCGACCTGTGCGGCGCCGGCGCGAGCGGCCGCAACGGCGGCTGCCTGCTCACATGGTCCGCGAAATTCCTGACGCTGCGGCGCCTGTTCGGCGAAGCCGAGGCGATCCGGCTCGTGAAGGCATCCGAAGCGGCCGTGCAGCACATCGCCGATTTCTGCCGCGCGCACGACATCGACGCCGAGCTGCGGCTCGACGGCACGCTGTACACGGCGACGTCGCGCGCGCAGGTCGGCACGCTCGCGCCGGTGCTCGACGCGCTCGCCGCGTGCGGCATCCACAGCTACGAGCCGTTGCCGGCCGCCGAAGTCGCGCGCCGCTCGGGCTCCGCGCGCAATCTCGACGGCGTCTACTCGCCGATCGCCGCGACCGTGCATCCCGGCAAGCTCGTGCGCGGGCTGCGCCGTGTCGCGCTCGCGATGGGCATCCGCATCTACGAGCGCACGCCGATGCTCGACTTCACGCCCGGGCAGCCGGCCGTCGTGCGCACGCCGTCCGGCAGCGTGAGCGCGGGCAAGCTCGTGTTCGCGATCAACGCGTGGATGGCGAGCCGCTTTCCGCAGTTCGAGCGGACGATCGCGGTCGTGTCGAGCGACATGGTCATCACCGAGAAATGCCCCGAATTGCTTGAACGGACCGGGCTCGTCGACGGCGTGTCCGTGCTCGATTCGCGGATCTTCGTCTACTACTACCGCACCACCGCCGACGGGCGGCTGATGCTCGGCAAGGGCGGCAACACGTTCTCGTGGCGCAGCCGCATCGCGCCGGTGTTCGACCAGCGCTCGCCGTACGAGGCGCAGCTCACGCAAAGCCTGCGCGAATTCTTCCCGTCGCTCGCGGGCGTGCCGGTCACCGCGAGCTGGAACGGCCCGTCGGATCGCTCGGTCACGGGCTTCCCGTTCTTCGGCCGCCTCGACGACGCGCCGAACGTGTTCTACGGCTTCGGCTACTCGGGCAACGGCGTCGGGCCGACCTACATGGGCGGGCAGATCCTGTCGTCGCTCGTGCTCGGCCTCGACAACGCGTGGACGCGCAGCCCGATCGTGCGCGGCCCGCTCGGCCATTTCCCGCCGGAGCCGATCCGCTATGTCGGCGCGCATGTCGTGCGCAATGCGATCCGCCGCAAGGAGCGTGCGGAAGACGAGAGCCGGCAGCCGTCGGTGGTCGATAGCTGGCTCGCGAAGTTTGCGAGCGCGGCCGGGAAGGCCGACAAGGCGTGA
- a CDS encoding phosphonate utilization associated transcriptional regulator, whose product MTSPNALSAIELLQSQSLAMIVQDMLERAIVSGEYAPGEKLNEVEIATKLNVSRGPVREAFRALEQAGLLRNEKNRGVTVRVVPLREAEEIYEVRAMLDESVARALAKRISPDTLKVLKGIIQSMKDAAKTHDVTRYTELNVQFHDAMVVGVGNTHLTDTYRRLVRQLGLLRQAAIEAEEDAIAVSAAEHDKIVQALAGGDEEKAVALVREHVSHGLARMRRTHEQGLPAAGKAAREKTARA is encoded by the coding sequence ATGACTTCCCCGAACGCGCTCAGCGCCATCGAACTCCTGCAAAGCCAGTCGCTCGCGATGATCGTCCAGGACATGCTCGAGCGCGCGATCGTCTCCGGTGAATATGCGCCCGGCGAGAAGCTCAACGAAGTCGAGATCGCGACGAAGCTGAACGTGTCGCGCGGCCCCGTGCGCGAAGCGTTCCGCGCGCTGGAGCAGGCCGGCCTGCTGCGCAACGAGAAGAACCGCGGCGTGACCGTGCGCGTCGTGCCGCTGCGCGAAGCCGAGGAGATCTACGAAGTGCGCGCGATGCTCGACGAGTCGGTCGCCCGCGCGCTCGCGAAGCGCATCTCGCCCGACACGCTGAAGGTGCTGAAGGGCATCATCCAGTCGATGAAGGATGCCGCGAAGACGCACGACGTCACGCGCTATACCGAGCTGAACGTGCAGTTCCACGACGCGATGGTCGTCGGCGTCGGCAATACGCATCTCACCGACACCTACCGCCGGTTGGTGCGCCAGCTCGGCCTGCTGCGCCAGGCCGCGATCGAGGCCGAGGAAGATGCGATCGCGGTGTCCGCGGCCGAGCACGACAAGATCGTGCAGGCGCTCGCGGGCGGCGACGAGGAGAAGGCCGTCGCGCTGGTGCGCGAGCACGTCTCGCACGGCCTCGCGCGCATGCGCCGCACGCACGAGCAGGGGCTGCCCGCGGCGGGCAAGGCGGCGCGCGAGAAAACCGCGCGCGCGTAA
- a CDS encoding phosphocholine-specific phospholipase C, whose amino-acid sequence MSSNNRRDFLRLAAQSAGAMAAYAGFPPAIRNALAMPAAYRTGTIRDVEHVVIFMQENRSFDHYFGGLRGVRGFNDPRPHLLPSGAPVWQQPPASVFTKNYHSRGLDPSAPYVLPFYLDPKQTTEFQPGTNHGWSSGHLSWNNGQWDQWVNQKQDVLTMGYLKRQDLTYHYALADAFTICDSYFCSAHADTAPNRIYLWTGTVDPRNIYGTPPNGPGIGERDDVNGYTWTTYAERLENAKVSWKVYQGGTGIPGDPTDNYTDNSLMFFKKFQVKEGASGPLVDKGASDHTLAELKADVQANRLPQVSWIVSPYKYSEHPQASPTDGAFYINMVLEALTSNPEVWAKTVFILNYDENDGLFDHVVPPVPPVTSGVGGQGIVSSNLLSNLGDELLDLNKYPGEMSPLVPGADPGGIQPIGLGPRVPLIIISPWTKGGWVCSETFDHTSVLRFLEARFGVKEPNISAWRRSICGDLTSAFDFSARPDTRTVSFTVPQHIATAGQAYQVPAQQSMPAQEPGTRPARALPYELFVHAHVHGRDDSVSLDFANSGDAGAAFYVYDRRNPATPPRRYAVSAHDRFADTWSTSAARGEYHLAAYGPNGYLCEFQGNTRLAADGRHANPEAKIGYDVRNRHVYLQLRNSGRATCRVTVDNAYSHAHARTYTLEPGERVEDHFELSSSHGWYDLTITATTLRGGDDKVVRRFAGHVETGRPSQSDPGPVKHTV is encoded by the coding sequence ATGTCCTCGAACAATCGACGCGATTTCCTGCGCCTCGCCGCGCAGTCGGCCGGCGCGATGGCCGCTTACGCGGGCTTCCCGCCCGCGATCCGCAACGCGCTGGCGATGCCGGCCGCCTATCGCACGGGCACGATCCGCGACGTGGAACACGTCGTGATCTTCATGCAGGAAAACCGTTCGTTCGACCATTACTTCGGCGGGCTGCGCGGCGTGCGCGGCTTCAACGACCCGCGTCCGCACCTGCTGCCGAGCGGCGCGCCGGTGTGGCAACAGCCGCCGGCATCGGTGTTCACGAAGAACTACCATTCGCGCGGCCTCGATCCGTCGGCGCCGTACGTGCTGCCGTTCTATCTCGATCCGAAGCAGACGACCGAATTCCAGCCGGGCACCAACCACGGCTGGAGCAGCGGCCACCTGTCCTGGAACAACGGCCAGTGGGACCAGTGGGTGAACCAGAAGCAGGACGTGCTGACGATGGGCTACCTGAAGCGCCAGGATCTCACGTACCACTATGCGCTGGCCGACGCGTTCACGATCTGCGATTCGTACTTCTGTTCCGCGCACGCCGACACCGCGCCGAACCGCATCTACCTGTGGACCGGCACGGTCGACCCGCGCAACATCTACGGCACCCCGCCGAACGGCCCGGGCATCGGCGAGCGCGACGACGTGAACGGCTACACGTGGACGACCTATGCCGAGCGCCTCGAGAACGCGAAGGTCAGCTGGAAGGTGTACCAGGGCGGCACGGGCATCCCGGGCGACCCGACCGACAACTACACCGACAACTCGCTGATGTTCTTCAAGAAGTTCCAGGTGAAGGAAGGCGCGAGCGGCCCGCTGGTCGACAAGGGCGCGTCGGACCACACGCTCGCCGAGCTGAAGGCCGACGTGCAGGCCAACCGGCTGCCGCAGGTGTCGTGGATCGTGTCGCCGTACAAGTACAGCGAGCACCCGCAGGCATCGCCGACCGACGGCGCGTTCTACATCAATATGGTGCTCGAGGCGCTGACGTCGAACCCGGAGGTGTGGGCGAAGACGGTGTTCATCCTGAACTACGACGAGAATGACGGGCTGTTCGATCACGTCGTGCCGCCGGTGCCGCCGGTCACGAGCGGCGTGGGCGGCCAGGGCATCGTGTCGTCGAACCTGCTGTCGAACCTCGGCGACGAACTGCTCGACCTGAACAAGTACCCGGGCGAAATGAGCCCGCTCGTGCCGGGCGCCGACCCGGGCGGCATCCAGCCGATCGGCCTCGGGCCGCGCGTGCCGCTGATCATCATCTCGCCGTGGACGAAGGGCGGCTGGGTCTGCTCGGAAACGTTCGACCATACGTCGGTGCTGCGTTTCCTCGAAGCGCGCTTCGGCGTGAAGGAGCCGAACATCAGCGCATGGCGCCGGTCGATCTGCGGCGACCTCACGTCGGCGTTCGACTTCTCCGCGCGCCCCGATACGCGCACGGTGAGCTTCACGGTACCGCAGCACATCGCGACGGCCGGCCAGGCGTACCAGGTGCCCGCGCAGCAATCGATGCCGGCGCAGGAGCCCGGCACGCGTCCGGCGCGCGCGCTGCCGTACGAGCTGTTCGTGCACGCCCACGTGCATGGCCGCGACGACAGCGTATCGCTCGACTTCGCGAACTCCGGTGACGCCGGCGCCGCGTTCTACGTGTACGACCGCCGCAATCCGGCGACGCCGCCGCGCCGCTACGCGGTGTCCGCGCACGACCGCTTCGCCGATACGTGGAGCACGTCGGCCGCGCGCGGCGAGTACCATCTCGCCGCCTACGGCCCGAACGGCTATCTGTGCGAGTTCCAGGGCAACACGCGACTCGCCGCGGATGGCCGTCACGCGAACCCGGAAGCGAAGATCGGCTACGACGTGCGCAACCGCCACGTGTACCTGCAGCTGCGCAACAGCGGGCGCGCGACGTGCCGCGTGACGGTCGACAACGCGTACAGCCATGCGCATGCGCGTACTTACACGCTGGAGCCGGGCGAGCGCGTCGAGGATCACTTCGAGCTGTCGTCGAGCCACGGCTGGTACGATCTGACGATTACCGCGACGACGCTGCGCGGCGGTGACGACAAGGTCGTGCGCCGCTTCGCGGGCCACGTCGAGACGGGCCGGCCGAGCCAGAGCGATCCGGGGCCGGTGAAGCACACGGTCTGA